Proteins encoded by one window of Nitrososphaera sp.:
- a CDS encoding FTR1 family protein, whose product MRIRKKQGLPLAAGLLLSAMLLLTVTLIPASRSMAQTDNAASSDNSVMVILVDLDRISVQLHLALDSYETGNSQSAFDHAFIPRTATFPTLKPLLTGGNSPYAVQLESLLTDIPLKIKSGLPAIEVSNDIQTVDSIAGNITAQLGEPAGDKSVQSHVLAYLIQDAAQSYQLSSSSGYSGVDFESAKGLALKAQSKYQALSGSLASTAAADDQIKRGLQGLVESINSKAPSDSVSSSASALEQLIALNASAGAQASDRQRYFDGVISGLSNVVVDVRSGNYDSALQSANTAYLDNFEYLEIPLESHNATLKQVLENEMRVELRDSIKAHDSPGSISGLVATITSQLQVARQLMQNDSAQNSAVQSGFADIETLKQGFGSYSGARKAIGQTDESLKGVVRNNIDQIRIKLDQMLAAYRAGQSADALQISRSAYLDSYENIEVPLRPIDPDFTLDMEIKFAELRNLIQAGSPYAGVEAKVAEIKKGLDESERLVSGPGILAPAIAFSSSFSIIFREGLESALIIGAILTYLEASRNIKFKKQVYLGIAIALGATGVTWFIAQYIIDIAGASKDMIEAIASISAVAVLFWVSFWILNKVETKRWIEFVKAKVWKATATGSMSVFVMLSFFTVYREGFETVLFYQAMISFSVHMESFVIVGLLSGLAVIVGLTFVVRKLGKRLPLRVLFGLTMGIGAYMSIAFIGNAVREFQDVGYISTTSLIGTVPRLDINTATMTGIHPTLETIAAQIVLLGVYLAGSAYVLLIQPRRKRLLETSRKSRADLSRAPDSAEPKSTGPGAGRNSNELD is encoded by the coding sequence ATGAGAATTCGCAAAAAACAAGGCCTTCCGCTTGCGGCAGGTCTATTGCTCTCGGCAATGCTCCTGCTAACCGTCACCTTAATTCCAGCTTCGCGGTCAATGGCACAGACCGATAATGCCGCTTCAAGTGATAATTCGGTCATGGTTATCCTCGTGGACCTTGACAGGATTTCCGTGCAGCTCCACCTTGCACTGGACAGCTATGAAACTGGCAATTCGCAGTCGGCGTTCGATCACGCGTTTATTCCGCGGACTGCGACCTTTCCCACGCTAAAGCCGCTTCTTACAGGCGGTAATTCCCCCTACGCGGTGCAGCTCGAGTCGCTTCTGACTGACATCCCGCTCAAGATAAAGTCCGGCTTGCCTGCCATTGAGGTATCTAATGACATCCAGACTGTTGACAGTATCGCAGGCAATATTACAGCGCAACTCGGGGAGCCGGCAGGCGACAAGTCGGTTCAATCTCATGTACTTGCCTATCTGATTCAAGACGCAGCGCAGTCCTACCAACTGTCCTCCTCATCAGGGTACTCCGGCGTAGACTTTGAGAGCGCAAAGGGCCTCGCCCTGAAAGCACAGAGCAAGTATCAGGCCCTGTCGGGTTCGCTCGCGTCAACCGCAGCCGCGGACGACCAGATAAAACGCGGCCTCCAAGGTCTGGTTGAGTCAATTAATTCAAAGGCGCCTTCTGACTCGGTCTCGTCCAGCGCCAGTGCGCTGGAGCAGCTCATAGCACTAAATGCATCTGCTGGCGCGCAGGCGTCGGATAGACAGAGGTACTTTGACGGCGTTATCAGCGGTCTGTCAAACGTTGTGGTTGACGTGCGCTCAGGCAACTACGATTCAGCATTGCAGTCTGCAAATACCGCATACCTTGACAACTTTGAGTACTTGGAGATTCCGCTTGAGAGCCACAACGCGACTCTGAAGCAGGTACTGGAGAATGAGATGAGGGTTGAATTGCGTGACTCTATCAAGGCTCACGACTCGCCCGGCAGTATCTCGGGGCTCGTTGCCACAATAACGTCTCAACTTCAGGTAGCCAGGCAGCTGATGCAGAATGATTCGGCGCAAAACTCTGCCGTTCAGTCGGGCTTTGCAGACATTGAGACCTTGAAGCAGGGTTTTGGCAGCTACTCCGGCGCCAGAAAGGCGATTGGCCAGACCGATGAAAGCCTCAAAGGCGTGGTCAGAAACAACATCGACCAGATTAGGATAAAGCTTGATCAAATGCTTGCTGCATACAGGGCTGGTCAGTCTGCTGACGCACTCCAGATTTCTCGCTCGGCTTACCTTGACAGCTACGAGAATATCGAGGTGCCCCTGAGGCCGATTGACCCAGACTTTACTCTGGACATGGAAATCAAGTTCGCAGAGCTCCGGAACCTCATTCAGGCGGGTTCCCCTTACGCCGGCGTCGAAGCCAAGGTTGCAGAAATAAAGAAGGGACTTGACGAATCCGAGCGGCTCGTATCAGGCCCGGGCATTCTTGCACCCGCAATAGCCTTTTCGAGCTCCTTTTCCATAATATTTCGAGAAGGCCTCGAATCAGCGCTTATTATAGGCGCCATCCTGACCTATCTTGAAGCTTCGCGAAACATCAAGTTCAAAAAACAAGTCTATTTGGGAATAGCAATCGCCCTGGGAGCGACCGGCGTCACCTGGTTCATTGCGCAGTACATTATCGATATTGCAGGAGCAAGCAAGGACATGATCGAGGCAATCGCCAGCATATCTGCCGTTGCAGTGCTCTTCTGGGTCAGCTTTTGGATCTTGAACAAGGTAGAAACCAAGCGCTGGATTGAATTCGTAAAGGCAAAGGTCTGGAAGGCAACTGCGACCGGCAGCATGTCGGTCTTTGTTATGCTCTCGTTCTTTACTGTTTACCGCGAAGGGTTTGAGACCGTATTGTTTTACCAGGCCATGATCTCGTTTTCAGTGCATATGGAATCTTTTGTCATAGTGGGCCTGCTTTCGGGTCTAGCCGTTATAGTAGGTCTGACCTTTGTCGTGCGGAAGCTGGGCAAGCGGCTGCCTCTGCGAGTGCTGTTTGGGCTGACAATGGGAATTGGAGCGTACATGTCAATCGCATTCATAGGCAACGCCGTTCGTGAATTTCAGGACGTAGGCTACATCAGCACTACCAGCCTTATTGGCACTGTGCCCCGCCTGGACATTAATACTGCCACCATGACCGGAATCCACCCGACGCTTGAAACAATCGCAGCCCAGATTGTACTCCTCGGCGTATACTTGGCCGGCTCAGCATACGTATTGCTAATCCAGCCCCGGAGAAAGAGACTCCTCGAGACTTCAAGAAAGTCTCGAGCCGACCTCTCGCGCGCCCCTGATTCTGCCGAGCCCAAGAGCACGGGTCCGGGTGCCGGTAGAAATTCGAATGAGCTGGACTAG
- the folE gene encoding GTP cyclohydrolase I FolE, with amino-acid sequence MTPPPYQQVNKKRVTKLLRQLLVELGENPEREGLRQTPERIADMYEEIFSGYRMDAELDVSFSEETDAIIAKDIQFYSMCEHHMLPFFGKVHIAYVPSGKVFGVSKLVRLVEKYSRRLQIQERLTKQIADELIRMGVKGALVISEGEHLCMKMRGVRNDSSITTMAHRGILDQKDTRESILSLIYSPKHEARSV; translated from the coding sequence ATGACGCCACCCCCGTACCAGCAGGTCAACAAGAAACGCGTCACCAAGCTCCTAAGGCAGCTGCTTGTCGAGCTGGGCGAGAATCCCGAGAGGGAGGGACTCAGACAGACCCCTGAGCGGATCGCAGACATGTATGAGGAGATCTTTTCCGGCTACCGTATGGATGCGGAGCTGGACGTTAGTTTCAGCGAGGAGACCGACGCAATAATCGCAAAGGATATACAATTCTACAGCATGTGCGAGCACCACATGCTGCCTTTCTTCGGCAAGGTCCACATCGCGTATGTGCCGTCGGGAAAAGTATTTGGCGTTTCAAAACTCGTCCGTCTTGTGGAAAAGTACTCTCGAAGACTACAAATTCAGGAAAGGCTTACCAAGCAGATAGCCGACGAACTGATTCGCATGGGCGTAAAGGGAGCCCTTGTCATATCTGAAGGCGAGCACCTCTGCATGAAGATGCGGGGCGTGCGTAACGACAGCTCCATAACTACCATGGCGCACCGCGGAATCCTGGATCAGAAGGATACTCGGGAGAGCATCTTGTCGCTCATTTACAGTCCCAAGCATGAGGCCCGGTCAGTCTAA
- a CDS encoding redox-regulated ATPase YchF, whose protein sequence is MVIIGLIGKANVGKSTFFNAATELAVPAANYPFTTVNPNVGVAFVRTNCVCREFGVQDNPVHSLCIDGVRFAPVKLIDVAGLVPGAHAGKGLGNKFLDDARQADVLIHVVDASGSTDANGKPVPHGSGDPMFDINFVEEEFELWLASIVSRDWGKAVRDSESQGLKLEQMLTKRLSGLSISEPTIAASVHASGLAMKKPILWDEHDIRSFCAVLRKKAKPFIVAANKADLPTSDNNIEKMRSNGLTVIPCASEAESLLRKASKKGVLHYLPGDSSFSLSKEGASSLNEAQKRALEIVMAILKKFGSTGVQQAINSAVLETLKMIAVYPVEDEVRLSDKKGNVLPDVRLLPAGSTAKQLAESVHAELAKGFLYAIDARTKQRVGADHPLKDRDVIKIVSATSRG, encoded by the coding sequence ATAGTGATTATCGGGCTTATCGGAAAGGCAAACGTCGGCAAGTCCACTTTTTTTAACGCCGCGACAGAGCTTGCCGTGCCCGCCGCGAACTACCCCTTTACGACCGTAAACCCTAACGTGGGAGTCGCGTTTGTACGCACGAATTGCGTTTGCAGGGAATTTGGTGTTCAGGATAACCCCGTCCATTCGCTCTGCATCGACGGCGTTAGGTTCGCTCCCGTCAAGCTGATCGATGTCGCGGGGCTTGTGCCCGGCGCGCATGCTGGCAAAGGACTGGGAAACAAGTTCCTCGACGACGCAAGGCAGGCAGACGTCTTGATTCATGTGGTTGACGCCTCGGGAAGCACTGACGCAAACGGCAAGCCAGTCCCGCATGGGTCAGGCGACCCCATGTTTGACATTAATTTCGTGGAGGAGGAATTCGAATTGTGGCTTGCTTCCATTGTAAGCAGGGACTGGGGCAAGGCAGTGCGGGATTCTGAAAGTCAGGGTTTGAAGCTTGAGCAAATGCTCACCAAGAGGCTTTCGGGCCTGTCAATCTCCGAGCCAACGATCGCAGCATCAGTTCATGCATCAGGACTCGCAATGAAAAAGCCGATTTTATGGGACGAACATGACATCAGGAGCTTTTGCGCAGTGCTGCGAAAGAAGGCAAAGCCGTTTATCGTCGCCGCCAACAAAGCGGATCTTCCCACTTCAGACAATAACATTGAGAAGATGCGGTCAAACGGCCTGACTGTAATTCCATGTGCTTCAGAGGCAGAGTCCCTCCTGCGGAAGGCATCGAAAAAGGGGGTTCTGCATTACCTTCCGGGGGACAGCTCATTTTCGCTCTCAAAAGAAGGCGCTTCCTCGTTAAATGAGGCCCAGAAAAGGGCTCTTGAAATTGTCATGGCAATACTGAAAAAATTCGGCTCTACCGGCGTTCAGCAGGCAATCAACTCTGCAGTCCTTGAGACCTTGAAAATGATAGCGGTTTACCCGGTCGAGGACGAAGTCAGGCTCTCGGACAAGAAAGGTAACGTGCTTCCGGACGTCCGCCTTCTTCCAGCCGGCTCGACTGCAAAGCAACTGGCCGAATCGGTTCACGCTGAACTGGCAAAGGGTTTTCTCTACGCAATCGACGCCAGGACAAAGCAGAGAGTGGGTGCCGACCATCCCTTGAAGGACAGGGATGTAATAAAGATAGTATCGGCTACTAGCAGAGGATAG
- a CDS encoding 7-cyano-7-deazaguanine synthase: MSRPKTVCVISGGLDSVCYAAILSKSSSQLFTITFDYAQKASPEISRARYFSKLIGAQASRIVDISFMKSLYGNSNALTSRDITIGPAFKNQLVVPVRNAVFLTIAAAWAISIGASKLAYGAHLGDVPHYPDCRPEFASSLQETLNLAEADSISSGRRERLELVSPAIEGLDKTRLLVSGHEILGDKVFRAWSCYTPGVTRGNRLLHCGKCESCISRKKAFLDAVIQDKTGYADR, from the coding sequence GTGTCCAGACCAAAGACAGTCTGCGTCATAAGCGGCGGCCTGGACTCAGTCTGCTATGCCGCCATCCTGTCAAAAAGTAGTTCGCAGCTGTTCACAATAACGTTTGATTACGCCCAGAAGGCCAGTCCCGAGATCAGCCGTGCAAGGTACTTTTCAAAACTCATCGGAGCGCAGGCCAGTAGGATCGTAGACATTAGCTTCATGAAGTCGCTCTATGGAAATTCAAACGCACTCACTTCTCGCGACATCACAATCGGACCCGCATTCAAAAATCAACTAGTCGTCCCAGTTCGTAATGCGGTCTTTCTTACAATTGCTGCTGCTTGGGCAATTAGCATTGGTGCCAGCAAGCTCGCTTACGGTGCACACCTGGGAGATGTGCCCCACTATCCTGACTGCAGGCCGGAATTCGCCAGTTCCCTGCAGGAGACATTGAACCTTGCAGAGGCCGACAGCATTTCCTCCGGCAGGCGAGAAAGGCTCGAGCTGGTTTCGCCCGCCATCGAGGGGCTCGACAAGACCCGACTGCTTGTATCGGGGCACGAGATTCTGGGAGACAAGGTCTTCAGAGCCTGGAGTTGTTATACACCCGGGGTCACGCGAGGCAATCGTTTACTTCACTGCGGTAAATGCGAATCATGTATAAGTAGGAAGAAAGCATTTCTTGACGCAGTCATTCAGGACAAAACTGGCTATGCAGACCGTTGA
- a CDS encoding replication factor C small subunit, giving the protein MSRNDRKEEKSADQASDLLVSRLMWSEKYRPHALEQIVNQKEIIKSISNLMKTPDLPHMLFAGPAGVGKTTAAICIAKELLGPNWESNTLLLNASDERGIKMVRERVKGFAAWSSPTGDEAVRRLFKFIILDEADEMTFDAQTALRTIIEQSAANTRFIIICNYLSQIIEPLQSRCVVFRFSRLSKNDVVDHIRQICEKEAVKFEEKALAQIYESTGGDLRHSINILQAAAGMGSVSLDNVSSAVGLSGKSKVSDVLKLALSGKFTEARIKLLELTQVYGMSETDFMKYANQEAYDLKLDRPDEFASLMAEYDYRLTAGAHPDIQLTSLLAQLGKLGRKEKG; this is encoded by the coding sequence ATGTCACGCAACGATAGAAAGGAGGAAAAATCTGCAGACCAGGCCTCAGATTTGCTCGTCTCTCGCCTCATGTGGTCTGAAAAATACAGGCCACATGCTCTCGAGCAGATAGTCAACCAGAAAGAGATCATAAAGAGTATATCGAACCTGATGAAGACGCCTGACCTGCCGCACATGCTGTTCGCAGGGCCCGCAGGAGTCGGCAAGACAACTGCTGCAATTTGCATCGCCAAGGAACTGCTTGGTCCCAACTGGGAGAGCAACACGCTTCTGCTGAACGCGTCTGACGAGCGCGGAATTAAGATGGTCCGAGAGCGGGTGAAAGGTTTTGCCGCATGGTCGTCGCCCACAGGCGACGAAGCCGTTAGAAGGCTCTTCAAGTTCATAATCCTTGACGAAGCCGACGAGATGACTTTTGATGCTCAGACTGCCCTTCGCACCATTATCGAGCAGAGCGCCGCGAACACCCGATTCATAATTATCTGCAATTATCTATCCCAAATTATCGAGCCTTTGCAGAGCCGGTGTGTGGTCTTCCGGTTCTCCCGGCTTTCAAAGAACGATGTTGTTGATCATATCAGGCAGATTTGCGAGAAAGAGGCCGTAAAGTTTGAGGAAAAAGCGTTGGCGCAGATCTATGAATCAACGGGAGGCGACCTCAGGCATTCCATTAACATACTCCAGGCCGCTGCAGGCATGGGAAGTGTGAGTCTTGATAATGTCAGCTCCGCAGTAGGGCTTTCAGGCAAGTCGAAGGTCTCCGACGTGCTGAAGCTTGCCCTGTCGGGCAAGTTTACCGAGGCTCGCATCAAGTTATTGGAACTTACTCAGGTATACGGGATGTCGGAGACTGACTTTATGAAGTATGCCAACCAGGAAGCGTATGATCTGAAACTGGACAGGCCTGACGAGTTCGCGTCGCTCATGGCAGAGTATGACTACAGATTAACGGCAGGCGCGCACCCGGACATACAGCTGACGTCTCTGCTGGCACAGCTGGGCAAACTAGGCAGGAAGGAAAAGGGCTAA
- a CDS encoding 7-carboxy-7-deazaguanine synthase QueE translates to MSVRLSEIFTSIEGEGIYFGTKSMFVRFAGCPLKCHWCDTTYALPFESGDAVPIEKAKELVESSLAPNTFKVNFTGGEPLSQHEALIELSKHVRSLGLRTYLESACYDSRRFESVLPFIDICKIEFKLSDSRVVAPENYSNLLRNELECLDAALSHHRSASAGSPAKVVYVKVVVSSESSLDEFERLVQLIFETDNAGSLAGFIIQPTHKIAEPSLDRLVKFYDAVFPYCPDVRVIPQLHKILGAR, encoded by the coding sequence TTGAGCGTTAGACTAAGTGAAATATTCACTAGTATCGAGGGCGAAGGCATATACTTTGGGACAAAGTCTATGTTTGTCCGTTTTGCAGGCTGCCCTTTGAAGTGCCACTGGTGCGATACAACGTATGCGTTGCCGTTTGAAAGTGGCGATGCCGTACCTATTGAAAAGGCAAAGGAGCTCGTCGAATCTTCCCTTGCTCCAAACACCTTCAAGGTGAATTTCACTGGAGGAGAGCCACTCTCGCAACACGAGGCACTGATAGAGCTTTCAAAACACGTCCGTTCCCTTGGGCTCAGGACATACCTTGAATCCGCATGCTATGATTCGCGAAGATTTGAGAGTGTTTTGCCTTTTATTGACATTTGCAAGATTGAATTCAAGCTGAGTGATTCTCGCGTCGTGGCACCAGAGAATTACAGCAACCTCTTGCGCAACGAACTTGAATGTCTTGATGCAGCCTTGTCGCATCACCGCAGTGCCTCCGCAGGGAGTCCCGCGAAGGTCGTTTATGTGAAAGTCGTCGTAAGCTCTGAATCGAGCCTGGACGAGTTTGAGCGCCTGGTTCAACTGATTTTTGAAACCGATAACGCAGGGTCTTTAGCTGGATTTATAATACAGCCGACTCATAAAATCGCCGAGCCTTCATTGGACAGGCTTGTCAAGTTTTATGATGCAGTGTTTCCCTACTGCCCCGACGTTCGAGTCATCCCGCAGCTGCACAAGATCCTTGGAGCAAGATAG